A stretch of the Aegilops tauschii subsp. strangulata cultivar AL8/78 chromosome 4, Aet v6.0, whole genome shotgun sequence genome encodes the following:
- the LOC109783630 gene encoding zinc finger BED domain-containing protein RICESLEEPER 2 isoform X3: MPYPVSPYAYRRVRVLISVLFSIRFGSLLSLGVNDIDPLNQILPEPLDDMNLVNHSENDRLRSKVWMDFTPVYVEGRIHGADCVHCHTRLSAEKSTGDLNQHTQTCSARAGTSVNHQKGGLFSSSVPIFKSRVKDELLPALTNGKVQIAEYASRFHLGYNSGDRTCQNQHILALPADNMTPMEQDKSSARTPDIKIRKFDQEASYQELTRMIIMHDYPLSIVEHEEMKRFAKGLNPVFNMASSLDIEEYSTLLFQKEKSDLKEKIALSSRRVSLSASVWVPHGAEPTIKYLCLTAHFIDSEWKLQRRIIKFGVLWSSPSDLERMIHCKEACVLESEVGAYNVIWEAIREWNLDRKLFCLTSVSEIRNSGSISKLKDMLIQRNCLPIRGELYNIACVDDMLDSVLSKGQPLLYRVGDLLERFIQACASSSLTQQQLLEVANDVGMKCPHEDAKWWHKIYFRLEVLLHFKKLLPSEEFVSVEEMKIVEPIYKILRVFYRVVEVMSGPVCLTANMYFHEVWKVRTILQEEACTEHSDVASMIREMQEAFNEYWAKSYLWLSVPVVLDPRFKITFIEFRLKRAFGTDATKYVNDVAEIVRELFHEYCTPVDQPNVKTSNCEVHNVEIDGFDSDLLEDWDQHLTAQTRSQLLSELDSYLEDGLLPRKDDFDILNWWMSHSSKYPTLSKMVQDVLAMPSSAVHCQAAFSSEGPVIHKQWSTLNIKTIEALVCTRDWIS; the protein is encoded by the exons ATGCCGTATCCCGTGTCCCCGTATGCGTATCGCCGTGTCCGTGTCCTCATATCCGTGCTTTTTAGCATAAGATTTGGATCTTTATTATCATTAG GTGTGAATGACATTGATCCACTGAACCAGATTCTTCCAGAGCCACTTGATGACATGAACTTGGTAAATCATAGTGAGAACGACAGATTGAGATCGAAGGTATGGATGGACTTTACACCTGTCTATGTTGAGGGGAGAATCCATGGTGCTGACTGTGTCCATTGCCACACACGACTTAGTGCAGAAAAAAGTACAGGCGATTTAAACCAACACACTCAGACTTGTTCAGCACGGGCTGGAACTAGTGTAAATCATCAGAAAGGTGGGCTTTTTTCGTCCAGTGTACCAATTTTTAAATCTAGGGTGAAGGATGAACTTTTACCTGCCTTGACAAATGGTAAAGTTCAGATTGCAGAATATGCTAGCAGGTTCCACTTGGGTTATAATTCTGGTGACAGAACTTGTCAAAATCAGCACATTCTGGCTTTACCAGCAGACAACATGACCCCAATGGAACAAGATAAGTCGTCTGCTCGTACTCCAGATATCAAGATCAGGAAATTTGATCAAGAAGCATCTTATCAAGAGCTAACTAGGATGATAATAATGCATGACTATCCCCTGTCAATTGTGGAGCATGAAGAAATGAAAAGATTTGCGAAGGGCCTTAACCCTGTGTTTAACATGGCTTCGAGCCTAGATATAGAAGAATATTCAACTCTGCTGTTTCAGAAAGAGAAGTCTGACCTTAAGGAGAAAATTGCACTTTCGTCACGGCGAGTTTCGTTATCAGCAAGTGTGTGGGTCCCTCATGGAGCTGAGCCCACAATAAAGTACCTGTGTTTGACCGCGCATTTTATTGATTCTGAATGGAAGCTTCAAAGGAGAATAATCAAGTTTGGTGTGCTTTGGTCCTCACCTTCTGATTTGGAAAGGATGATACACTGTAAGGAGGCTTGTGTGCTAGAATCTGAGGTTGGGGCGTATAATGTCATATGGGAAGCTATAAGAGAGTGGAATCTTGACAGGAAGCTTTTCTGCTTGACATCTGTAAGCGAAATAAGAAACAGCGGAAGTATCTCAAAGCTGAAGGACATGCTTATACAGAGGAACTGTCTTCCTATTAGAGGTGAGCTATACAATATTGCTTGTGTGGATGATATGCTTGACAGCGTTCTTTCGAAAGGGCAACCATTGCTTTACCGTGTCGGTGATCTGCTAGAGAGATTTATTCAAGCATGTGCATCTTCATCGCTGACTCAGCAGCAGCTTTTGGAAGTTGCTAATGATGTTGGTATGAAGTGCCCCCATGAAgatgcaaaatggtggcataaaaTTTACTTTAGACTTGAGGTGCTTTTGCATTTCAAGAAGTTACTTCCCTCTGAAGAATTTGTATCTGTGGAAGAAATGAAAATTGTTGAGCCTATCTATAAGATTTTGAGGGTTTTCTATCGAGTCGTTGAAGTAATGTCTGGGCCTGTTTGCCTGACAGCAAATATGTACTTCCATGAAGTATGGAAAGTCAGGACGATTTTGCAAGAAGAAGCATGTACTGAACACTCCGACGTTGCTAGCATGATTAGAGAGATGCAGGAAGCATTCAATGAATATTGGGCAAAGTCGTACTTGTGGTTGTCAGTGCCTGTTGTTCTTGATCCGAGATTCAAAATTACTTTTATCGAGTTCCGTCTTAAACGAGCTTTTGGCACTGATGCAACAAAGTATGTAAATGATGTAGCTGAAATAGTGAGGGAATTGTTTCATGAATATTGCACCCCTGTGGATCAGCCGAATGTTAAGACTTCAAATTGCGAAGTTCACAATGTTGAAATAGATGGATTTGACAGTGATTTATTGGAAGATTGGGATCAGCATCTTACTGCACAGACAAGGAGTCAACTATTGTCGGAGCTTGACAGCTATCTTGAAGATGGTCTTCTTCCACGGAAGGATGATTTTGATATTCTAAACTGGTGGATGAGTCATTCTTCAAAGTATCCAACCCTCTCAAAAATGGTGCAGGATGTCTTGGCAATGCCATCATCAGCTGTTCACTGCCAGGCAGCATTCAGCAGTGAGGGCCCAGTAATTCATAAGCAATGGAGCACATTAAACATCAAGACAATTGAAGCACTTGTGTGTACCCGAGATTGGATTAGCTAG
- the LOC109783630 gene encoding zinc finger BED domain-containing protein RICESLEEPER 2 isoform X1 codes for MENMDEHDSDANMPLGIDSDGAAASRFRKKRSKVWEEYKPIYINGVIQSAECHYCHTLMSCKGADGRSNGTSHLWRHHNNCRAKEGFDLSELHDTDFPYVGVNDIDPLNQILPEPLDDMNLVNHSENDRLRSKVWMDFTPVYVEGRIHGADCVHCHTRLSAEKSTGDLNQHTQTCSARAGTSVNHQKGGLFSSSVPIFKSRVKDELLPALTNGKVQIAEYASRFHLGYNSGDRTCQNQHILALPADNMTPMEQDKSSARTPDIKIRKFDQEASYQELTRMIIMHDYPLSIVEHEEMKRFAKGLNPVFNMASSLDIEEYSTLLFQKEKSDLKEKIALSSRRVSLSASVWVPHGAEPTIKYLCLTAHFIDSEWKLQRRIIKFGVLWSSPSDLERMIHCKEACVLESEVGAYNVIWEAIREWNLDRKLFCLTSVSEIRNSGSISKLKDMLIQRNCLPIRGELYNIACVDDMLDSVLSKGQPLLYRVGDLLERFIQACASSSLTQQQLLEVANDVGMKCPHEDAKWWHKIYFRLEVLLHFKKLLPSEEFVSVEEMKIVEPIYKILRVFYRVVEVMSGPVCLTANMYFHEVWKVRTILQEEACTEHSDVASMIREMQEAFNEYWAKSYLWLSVPVVLDPRFKITFIEFRLKRAFGTDATKYVNDVAEIVRELFHEYCTPVDQPNVKTSNCEVHNVEIDGFDSDLLEDWDQHLTAQTRSQLLSELDSYLEDGLLPRKDDFDILNWWMSHSSKYPTLSKMVQDVLAMPSSAVHCQAAFSSEGPVIHKQWSTLNIKTIEALVCTRDWIS; via the exons ATGGAAAACATGGATGAGCATGACAGTGACGCTAATATGCCATTAGGGATAGATTCTGATGGAGCTGCTGCCTCCAGATTCAGGAAGAAGAGGTCTAAGGTGTGGGAAGAGTACAAGCCTATATATATAAATGGAGTGATCCAGAGCGCGGAATGCCACTACTGCCATACTCTCATGAGCTGCAAAGGTGCTGATGGACGTTCCAACGGAACGAGCCATTTATGGCGACATCATAATAATTGTCGAGCAAAAGAGGGATTTGACCTGAGTGAGCTGCATGATACAGACTTCCCTTATG TAGGTGTGAATGACATTGATCCACTGAACCAGATTCTTCCAGAGCCACTTGATGACATGAACTTGGTAAATCATAGTGAGAACGACAGATTGAGATCGAAGGTATGGATGGACTTTACACCTGTCTATGTTGAGGGGAGAATCCATGGTGCTGACTGTGTCCATTGCCACACACGACTTAGTGCAGAAAAAAGTACAGGCGATTTAAACCAACACACTCAGACTTGTTCAGCACGGGCTGGAACTAGTGTAAATCATCAGAAAGGTGGGCTTTTTTCGTCCAGTGTACCAATTTTTAAATCTAGGGTGAAGGATGAACTTTTACCTGCCTTGACAAATGGTAAAGTTCAGATTGCAGAATATGCTAGCAGGTTCCACTTGGGTTATAATTCTGGTGACAGAACTTGTCAAAATCAGCACATTCTGGCTTTACCAGCAGACAACATGACCCCAATGGAACAAGATAAGTCGTCTGCTCGTACTCCAGATATCAAGATCAGGAAATTTGATCAAGAAGCATCTTATCAAGAGCTAACTAGGATGATAATAATGCATGACTATCCCCTGTCAATTGTGGAGCATGAAGAAATGAAAAGATTTGCGAAGGGCCTTAACCCTGTGTTTAACATGGCTTCGAGCCTAGATATAGAAGAATATTCAACTCTGCTGTTTCAGAAAGAGAAGTCTGACCTTAAGGAGAAAATTGCACTTTCGTCACGGCGAGTTTCGTTATCAGCAAGTGTGTGGGTCCCTCATGGAGCTGAGCCCACAATAAAGTACCTGTGTTTGACCGCGCATTTTATTGATTCTGAATGGAAGCTTCAAAGGAGAATAATCAAGTTTGGTGTGCTTTGGTCCTCACCTTCTGATTTGGAAAGGATGATACACTGTAAGGAGGCTTGTGTGCTAGAATCTGAGGTTGGGGCGTATAATGTCATATGGGAAGCTATAAGAGAGTGGAATCTTGACAGGAAGCTTTTCTGCTTGACATCTGTAAGCGAAATAAGAAACAGCGGAAGTATCTCAAAGCTGAAGGACATGCTTATACAGAGGAACTGTCTTCCTATTAGAGGTGAGCTATACAATATTGCTTGTGTGGATGATATGCTTGACAGCGTTCTTTCGAAAGGGCAACCATTGCTTTACCGTGTCGGTGATCTGCTAGAGAGATTTATTCAAGCATGTGCATCTTCATCGCTGACTCAGCAGCAGCTTTTGGAAGTTGCTAATGATGTTGGTATGAAGTGCCCCCATGAAgatgcaaaatggtggcataaaaTTTACTTTAGACTTGAGGTGCTTTTGCATTTCAAGAAGTTACTTCCCTCTGAAGAATTTGTATCTGTGGAAGAAATGAAAATTGTTGAGCCTATCTATAAGATTTTGAGGGTTTTCTATCGAGTCGTTGAAGTAATGTCTGGGCCTGTTTGCCTGACAGCAAATATGTACTTCCATGAAGTATGGAAAGTCAGGACGATTTTGCAAGAAGAAGCATGTACTGAACACTCCGACGTTGCTAGCATGATTAGAGAGATGCAGGAAGCATTCAATGAATATTGGGCAAAGTCGTACTTGTGGTTGTCAGTGCCTGTTGTTCTTGATCCGAGATTCAAAATTACTTTTATCGAGTTCCGTCTTAAACGAGCTTTTGGCACTGATGCAACAAAGTATGTAAATGATGTAGCTGAAATAGTGAGGGAATTGTTTCATGAATATTGCACCCCTGTGGATCAGCCGAATGTTAAGACTTCAAATTGCGAAGTTCACAATGTTGAAATAGATGGATTTGACAGTGATTTATTGGAAGATTGGGATCAGCATCTTACTGCACAGACAAGGAGTCAACTATTGTCGGAGCTTGACAGCTATCTTGAAGATGGTCTTCTTCCACGGAAGGATGATTTTGATATTCTAAACTGGTGGATGAGTCATTCTTCAAAGTATCCAACCCTCTCAAAAATGGTGCAGGATGTCTTGGCAATGCCATCATCAGCTGTTCACTGCCAGGCAGCATTCAGCAGTGAGGGCCCAGTAATTCATAAGCAATGGAGCACATTAAACATCAAGACAATTGAAGCACTTGTGTGTACCCGAGATTGGATTAGCTAG
- the LOC109783630 gene encoding zinc finger BED domain-containing protein RICESLEEPER 2 isoform X2 translates to MENMDEHDSDANMPLGIDSDGAAASRFRKKRSKVWEEYKPIYINGVIQSAECHYCHTLMSCKGADGRSNGTSHLWRHHNNCRAKEGFDLSELHDTDFPYGVNDIDPLNQILPEPLDDMNLVNHSENDRLRSKVWMDFTPVYVEGRIHGADCVHCHTRLSAEKSTGDLNQHTQTCSARAGTSVNHQKGGLFSSSVPIFKSRVKDELLPALTNGKVQIAEYASRFHLGYNSGDRTCQNQHILALPADNMTPMEQDKSSARTPDIKIRKFDQEASYQELTRMIIMHDYPLSIVEHEEMKRFAKGLNPVFNMASSLDIEEYSTLLFQKEKSDLKEKIALSSRRVSLSASVWVPHGAEPTIKYLCLTAHFIDSEWKLQRRIIKFGVLWSSPSDLERMIHCKEACVLESEVGAYNVIWEAIREWNLDRKLFCLTSVSEIRNSGSISKLKDMLIQRNCLPIRGELYNIACVDDMLDSVLSKGQPLLYRVGDLLERFIQACASSSLTQQQLLEVANDVGMKCPHEDAKWWHKIYFRLEVLLHFKKLLPSEEFVSVEEMKIVEPIYKILRVFYRVVEVMSGPVCLTANMYFHEVWKVRTILQEEACTEHSDVASMIREMQEAFNEYWAKSYLWLSVPVVLDPRFKITFIEFRLKRAFGTDATKYVNDVAEIVRELFHEYCTPVDQPNVKTSNCEVHNVEIDGFDSDLLEDWDQHLTAQTRSQLLSELDSYLEDGLLPRKDDFDILNWWMSHSSKYPTLSKMVQDVLAMPSSAVHCQAAFSSEGPVIHKQWSTLNIKTIEALVCTRDWIS, encoded by the exons ATGGAAAACATGGATGAGCATGACAGTGACGCTAATATGCCATTAGGGATAGATTCTGATGGAGCTGCTGCCTCCAGATTCAGGAAGAAGAGGTCTAAGGTGTGGGAAGAGTACAAGCCTATATATATAAATGGAGTGATCCAGAGCGCGGAATGCCACTACTGCCATACTCTCATGAGCTGCAAAGGTGCTGATGGACGTTCCAACGGAACGAGCCATTTATGGCGACATCATAATAATTGTCGAGCAAAAGAGGGATTTGACCTGAGTGAGCTGCATGATACAGACTTCCCTTATG GTGTGAATGACATTGATCCACTGAACCAGATTCTTCCAGAGCCACTTGATGACATGAACTTGGTAAATCATAGTGAGAACGACAGATTGAGATCGAAGGTATGGATGGACTTTACACCTGTCTATGTTGAGGGGAGAATCCATGGTGCTGACTGTGTCCATTGCCACACACGACTTAGTGCAGAAAAAAGTACAGGCGATTTAAACCAACACACTCAGACTTGTTCAGCACGGGCTGGAACTAGTGTAAATCATCAGAAAGGTGGGCTTTTTTCGTCCAGTGTACCAATTTTTAAATCTAGGGTGAAGGATGAACTTTTACCTGCCTTGACAAATGGTAAAGTTCAGATTGCAGAATATGCTAGCAGGTTCCACTTGGGTTATAATTCTGGTGACAGAACTTGTCAAAATCAGCACATTCTGGCTTTACCAGCAGACAACATGACCCCAATGGAACAAGATAAGTCGTCTGCTCGTACTCCAGATATCAAGATCAGGAAATTTGATCAAGAAGCATCTTATCAAGAGCTAACTAGGATGATAATAATGCATGACTATCCCCTGTCAATTGTGGAGCATGAAGAAATGAAAAGATTTGCGAAGGGCCTTAACCCTGTGTTTAACATGGCTTCGAGCCTAGATATAGAAGAATATTCAACTCTGCTGTTTCAGAAAGAGAAGTCTGACCTTAAGGAGAAAATTGCACTTTCGTCACGGCGAGTTTCGTTATCAGCAAGTGTGTGGGTCCCTCATGGAGCTGAGCCCACAATAAAGTACCTGTGTTTGACCGCGCATTTTATTGATTCTGAATGGAAGCTTCAAAGGAGAATAATCAAGTTTGGTGTGCTTTGGTCCTCACCTTCTGATTTGGAAAGGATGATACACTGTAAGGAGGCTTGTGTGCTAGAATCTGAGGTTGGGGCGTATAATGTCATATGGGAAGCTATAAGAGAGTGGAATCTTGACAGGAAGCTTTTCTGCTTGACATCTGTAAGCGAAATAAGAAACAGCGGAAGTATCTCAAAGCTGAAGGACATGCTTATACAGAGGAACTGTCTTCCTATTAGAGGTGAGCTATACAATATTGCTTGTGTGGATGATATGCTTGACAGCGTTCTTTCGAAAGGGCAACCATTGCTTTACCGTGTCGGTGATCTGCTAGAGAGATTTATTCAAGCATGTGCATCTTCATCGCTGACTCAGCAGCAGCTTTTGGAAGTTGCTAATGATGTTGGTATGAAGTGCCCCCATGAAgatgcaaaatggtggcataaaaTTTACTTTAGACTTGAGGTGCTTTTGCATTTCAAGAAGTTACTTCCCTCTGAAGAATTTGTATCTGTGGAAGAAATGAAAATTGTTGAGCCTATCTATAAGATTTTGAGGGTTTTCTATCGAGTCGTTGAAGTAATGTCTGGGCCTGTTTGCCTGACAGCAAATATGTACTTCCATGAAGTATGGAAAGTCAGGACGATTTTGCAAGAAGAAGCATGTACTGAACACTCCGACGTTGCTAGCATGATTAGAGAGATGCAGGAAGCATTCAATGAATATTGGGCAAAGTCGTACTTGTGGTTGTCAGTGCCTGTTGTTCTTGATCCGAGATTCAAAATTACTTTTATCGAGTTCCGTCTTAAACGAGCTTTTGGCACTGATGCAACAAAGTATGTAAATGATGTAGCTGAAATAGTGAGGGAATTGTTTCATGAATATTGCACCCCTGTGGATCAGCCGAATGTTAAGACTTCAAATTGCGAAGTTCACAATGTTGAAATAGATGGATTTGACAGTGATTTATTGGAAGATTGGGATCAGCATCTTACTGCACAGACAAGGAGTCAACTATTGTCGGAGCTTGACAGCTATCTTGAAGATGGTCTTCTTCCACGGAAGGATGATTTTGATATTCTAAACTGGTGGATGAGTCATTCTTCAAAGTATCCAACCCTCTCAAAAATGGTGCAGGATGTCTTGGCAATGCCATCATCAGCTGTTCACTGCCAGGCAGCATTCAGCAGTGAGGGCCCAGTAATTCATAAGCAATGGAGCACATTAAACATCAAGACAATTGAAGCACTTGTGTGTACCCGAGATTGGATTAGCTAG